The Solanum lycopersicum chromosome 8, SLM_r2.1 DNA segment AACTGCAAAGACAAAATTCCTTAGAGGaagtacaaacagaaaggaTCAATAAGGACACAAAGAAGGAACAACTTCAAATAGAAGACTTACATATAAACAACACAGTTAGGTATATAATATCAAGACTTACAAAATAGACCAATACAATTTTTCATAGCCATAGTAACTACAAATTGTTTTACATTATATAGTTTTCATAGTCATACTAACTAATATAACTATATTCCTTTATCTAACTGGTCTTTCGTCTTCACTTTGAAGGTCACTCGCTTGCTTCCTTCTTGCATATTCCCATAATATAGCTCCAAATCTCTTTCGGACAATGTCTGCctttacttgttgattttgAATATGTTGGCCATTACTTACAAACTCCGCAAATGCAGCAACGAAAACTCCACAATCcctacaaaattcaatataaaattattatcaaaaaatcaatttaataactAAAAACACACATATTTGATAATACTTACAATGAATCCTCATTTTGTCTGGGAACATCTTTAGTTATGAAATGAAACTCAATTTTCTCGAACTCATTTATCTCACTGTATTTTGGTGTTGACTTCAATTCAGGACGCTTATCATAGAACTTAACCACACTTAGATAATATGGTAAAACAACCGAAAGCatctcaacaatattttttacctCTAAATTCACCCCACCCCTAGCCGAAAATGAATCATACACCTCCAATGACCTTTGCCCAATATCAAACACCACAAAAATCCAGTGACGATTCTCTTTAATGTTTAGTGGAATAAGAACAAAATTCACTTTATCCCACGAGGTACTTGCCAACAAATGACGTCCACTGATATACCGGGCAATATTATCAGAatctaaaactttaaaatttttcttatcCTCATGAGCATCACAAAGTTTAAAGAAAGAATTGGTAATCTTTGTCTTGAAAACACAATCAGTCGTCGTAAAACGAACATTACTGTTGGTAtcatattttcctttctttcttaggTAATAGAAAATGACATCAATatgctgcaaaaaaaaaaaacttatgaaaCAGAATAGTGACAGAACAGTGCAGAAATTTCAACTCAAAGTTAAGGTAAAACTCTGTTTTCGCCCCAAGTGTggctcattcatcacatattgGTGAAACACAACAGTGATAGAACTTATGAAGATGTTCAATTTCTACCCAGAAAAAACTTAGAGACAACAGTAACTTACTGAAGCtgacatattttatataatattctagctcatgtatatgcatatatgtgGATTCTTAATGATACAATGAAcctcaaaagaaaagaattgaagCTAAAATGACAAGAACATGATTACAAGTTTCATTCTTTTCGCAATATCCTGAGCTTTTGTCCCTCTTGAAAGACAGAGACAAAGGgaacaagaacagaaagaaaaatgacttgCAAGCTATAGAATTACAATGTCACACAACTAAAGAGCTTCAATAGATGAAAAATACAATCTATCTACACAACTAAACAGAAAGAATTTTAGTTGAGACAAAGACAAACTCAAGATTAAGAAACAGAACGaatcaaagaaatattaacgtccaactaaaatttatataacaaacctcatcacaccatTGTTGTCCAGAATGTGCCAATTTGAAAAACCAAAGTTTTTCATCTACTGTACAGACACCCAATTCAAATGCTGGATTGATAACATTAAGAGCATCTGTATAAGGTTTCTTTCCCCTATCAAAAcagaacaaaaataaacaaatactcAAAACCGAGACAGGAACAACTAAAAAAGAGGCAAATACGAAACTAAAAAAGAGGTACAGAGCGTTCCACAAGTTGAATTAAGCttgtatatattatgaattaggaaaattatcccaaaaacatcaaaataaattacctcttttttgtaCCCATATAAAGCCACTTAGTGAATGAATCGATCAAATCAGATTCATCATCTCCTCCGCTTGCATATAAAAAAGGATGTTTTGTCTCAAAAACCTGACGTGTAACACATAAAGTTCCTCCAGATTCAAAATGTTGTGTGAAGGGAGATGTTATTAACTTTCCTGGATTTTTCTTCCTGCCACGTTTCTTCGGTGacactttctttttgttttgatcaACTTCGGCACTTTTTTTTAGATAAGATTCTTCAGTCCTATTGATCTGAGAAAGATCtttatcaagtaaaataaagtCATCTAAAGTATGCAAAGGTTTTTGACAATCCTCTGTTGCATCTGCATATAAtagatatattgattaatttacaaTCAACAGATGCAACACTTATTTATGTTGGTTTTTCTTACTACATTACCATCAGGTTTCGCCCCAACTGTATTCACATCAGCAGCCTCTTGGACTGtaagcaaaataaatattttaataatgttatcAAAATAAATCGAAAGAAGTTTAGTTGaagttaagaaaatgaataCCATTTATATCAGCAACAACCTCTGACAGAACTTTTTCAATAACAATTCCTGCAACATCTTCATCTGTACATAACAAGAACATTTAAAAAAAcagaattgaattaaaatatatgaaatatgtaatatatttgtataaaatcctTCATTACCTATTTTACTTGATACTCTTTCAAGATTTTCAACATCAGCAAATCTAACTGTAGCTTTAAGCACTTgagattcttcattttgatttgaTCCCATAACATGAGCATCGTTCCCTCTCGATTCATTTACAGATGCATTAACACGGGGAGAAAATGTTGTATatgtaattaacatattattaaaaaaacatatcaaagttaactgaaaaatgaaatatcgAATTCGTGTCATTTATAGATTAATTGGAAGAAAATActaaactatatattaaaattatattatgaatataacaGAAGTTTACTGAAAATATAAACGAACCTCCATTAAAATCTAATCCACCTGAAAATGTCTCGTCAGCATGCTTCTTAGATGGTTCCTTAACTTCTTGAATAACAGAGCTGCTACCACCACTCTTAGcaaacaacaaagaaatatCCTCCAATAATTGTTTGTTTGAGTTCACCACAAATTCTTTGATTTGATTGAATCCTAAATCAATCTTCTCTTCAAGCGctttgttattttcattcacctaatagatattaaatcataacgaaaatattaaaaaataacagttttaaaataaaaagccTAAAGTTTAGTTTGTGTATACTTTTACAAGCTCTTTTCTCAATTCTATGACTTCATTGGTCAAAATGTCTAGACCATGATTTGATCCTTTAGGctccaatttcaaaatttcagcaTGGTAATCACGAGTTTCAGGAAGCCTGAATTTGGATACTTCATCTTCACTGGCCACTATGTTCTCAAACTGAAAAACCAAATACACAAAATAACATTAGATATAGTAACTTGAGTTCAAATAAACAATGTAATAAAATGTATTAACTTTGTACAAATACCTTGTTTTTTGTAGGCATGAAGAGACATTTCTCAATATATTTTAACCATGGACTTTCTGCAATTGTCTTCCAATTCAAGATTCTTGGAATAGAATCAGCAACACGAATAGCTAtatcttcatcaacctttgaaCAACACTCAAATATCCAAATTTGAAGAGCAAGAGGCAAGCCACCAATTCTATAGTACTTATGTGTTGACTTAAGCTCATGCCTCACAGAATCAGACAACTTTTTGTAGACATCTAAACCCCACGGATATGAATTGAATTTTCCACTTTCCACAAGGTAAAAATCTCTATTGCTAATTTGGTATTCGTTGTCctcatatgaaaataaaaaatcattaatgaagtATAGAACAGCCAATGAAACAGCCGAGTCATCATCTATGAATTTTTTAGCTAAAAACAGTGCACGTAGATGACTCTTTGGAACTGTGATTTTTTCCGGAAAATAACTACTCATCAAACTACATCTAGAATTGGGAACATTGATAGATGTGCCATCACCAACACAATTTAAGCCTGTAACTATCCCAAATTCTCTAAGaccaaaaaataactttttgttatttatttcaatagcaAACACATCATCCGGTGTGTGTTTTAACTCTCTATTTATAAGACAATGAATAAGTTGTAGTTGTGTGCTTGATTTTGGAAGGTCAAGAAAGTACCCAAAACATGTATTCCTAAACATCTCAAGTTGTTTATCAGATAAAGATAGTTTGATTTGTTCAATGACACTATGATTAGTGTAACATGACCACCTACTCGAAATATACACAACATCAGGATGTTTCCAGAATTTACGATCCTGCATATgcattaaacatgaattaaaaatgtgttaCTACATACTaaagatgaataaaaaatgaattaaagttgaattaaagttcaactaaagttgaattaaatatgaattaaagttgaatgaaagttgaattaaagataatttCACATACTACATCTAAAAAACAAGCAGCAATCAACATACAACCCATTGCTAAACAACAAATAACTAAGAAGTACTAGCACATACCGGATATCTACTCTCTGGTAGAATGACACTTATGGGTAAACGATTTCGTGTTTTTCCATCATTCACCGGCCTTTTCTTCTCCaatccatctttatttttcaaactttttgacTGAAATTGAGGAGGTAAATCCTCAAAATCATCATCACTGTCAACGATTTTCTTCGATGTAGATGCCAAagtaacacatatttttttgatttcttcattgttttaaCCTCTTTAACTCGTTTTTTACCTTTCTTTTGCTTCTTGTTTTCTTCCTCATTGTTCTTCTCCTCATTGTTCTTCTCCTCATTGTTCTTCTCTCCCGAAATTTGTGATATACCCAAACTAAAACTTGGAATTTCATCCATAGAATTAGAAGACGAAACTTGAAGCTTCTTTCGATTTCTTCGATAAACTTTTCGATTCGAAGCCGTCACTAGACGCGGACTTCTTCTAAGACCTTTTTCCATTAAGATTCGTGcagaaaaatggagaaaaaaagcAAACAGGAACCCTAATTTTTGAcgaggagaaggagaaagaaaaaaaaagagcgaGAAAGGATATGAactttgtttaaaatttgtataaaaaaggaataaatgggttttaaattgttttaagttaatatagctaaaagttgacaaaaatagtaataaataaaaagtgtaCTTAAAAttggtaattataaaataaaaggtctttgtttatgtaatttttccttaggtatatagcattttttatagtaatattcTCATGTTATAGCACTAGAGTTTGAATTTCAttgtataacatttaatatctcaagttataccattttaaaaaaatatataatgttaattttaaattattaaaaagagttgttaaaatacaaaataaattaaaaaaagggacAAATTAATAATGGAAAATGAGatgttttattaaataaattaaatataattattaattactgtTAATAAATTACcacgttttaagggattttaaattttttttagattagtTAGGTTCCTTAATTCTCTCAAATTagtttaaatgatattaatttttgatttaatttcttgaaaaactCTACCAAATTGGCATGAACCTACATGTCAttttgttttccaaaatttcacaATCTTTTTGAGATTTGCAgattttactttcattttttattagtagttgaataaattttggcgttgaaaacaatttgatttgatttgatggagAACAATGTGTCGATATTAATAAAACATGGTGGAAAgtgaaattcatcatattgatttttgttatgatttgttgttttaattatgaattgttggttttaattatatttattgttttgtacatgtataaaagtgttcgattttttttttattattgctaGATCTAAAATATAGTttgtatgttcttttttttgaataaacaaTCAAGTTACGTATGGCATTTTGAAAAACGATAAGTAAATATAAATGTGTTTGAGTTGTAATTAAATTGAAGATTCGTGTGTCAGTTGATTTgtgaataaaatagaaaaacgTACATTTATTAACTAgacaaataataattagatataATTCTTTGTACAGGTGAAGTATTACAAATGTATGAataatatctaaaaattatataaaatttgtatttaatgGTAAAACTTGCtcaaataatattcaaaaagtaaGAAGATGTAATTCTGTGTACTGGTGAAGTATGAAAATTGtattaattgtgtatgaaatttataagaaacttgtattaattgtgtatgaaaATCTATATTTTGTTAAACTTACAATATATGTTTCTgttgaaattataatatatattttgtattaattttgtatagaaactatattctttttgtttaattgaaataGTGTATATGTCagtgaatgatatattaaatgtgtATGAAGTTTGTATGAATTATTTTGATAGGTACAGATACAAAATCAGAAATTGGTCCACATTTTAGACCGGTTACAACAACAAATTCTTTTAACCCAAAatgtaattttgtaccatttacATTCATAACAAACATGTCATCCCTGTCATTTTTAGTTTCAAGAAGAAATATATGTCGTAACATCTGACATTGGTTTTTTATGTCATGCAAATCATAAGAAAATTCAAACAGTGTTTCTTGTAAGAATTGTTGAAACTTGTCTTGACCTAGGAAGGTCAACAGATCCGCAAACACATTCATGTTAATAAATGAAGACAAATGTATTTGTATCTTCTTCTCCTataaaattggtaaattaaattaatacatttatcatactatataatgtcatataaaatcatatatatattggtaTGTTAAATGGACATTCAATTCAATTCATATACAAAGCATACAAAAATTGTACATCAGTTCATACACAATgcatacaatattaatacatatttaattttttaaaaaaataataatttatgacttttaaaCTATAAACTACTACTCAAACAGTACCACTACATTAATTCATACATCAAAATCggaacataaaaaatatacaactttaatacttttaataatagtaaaaaatatacGATATACAATACtaatacattattcatacactgatattgtaatagacaatatAGCATTTCATACACATAGCATACAAAGTTAATACATTAATGCATACATTCCTATAGTGaaatatagtaattattttatacacaaaatcatacaacattaatacattattatttatcaaaaatcataCATTGTTGTAATCCAATTATATATTCACAAAtcatacaatattcatatataattaatatacaatACTAAAAACTCAActcatatataaatcatacaaattttatgtactatactattgacaaataaaatcaaaattaaacacaCTTAAACCGtacattttaattgaaatttgaaaaaatctttttactGACCTTAACAACTTGTTTTGGTTTATTTGTGGCTTATCTCTGACCTACCAATTTCAAtgccttttgtttttttttgattttgtatttattaattagtCAGCAAAATCATACTCGAATTCAGATGATGCTtgaatttcttttcctttcctcttctTCCCTCTTTCCTTTGcctctttgtttttatttttttccatctttATTAATTCGTAAGCAAAATCTGACTCGAACTCAGATGATGTTtgaatttcttttcctttcctcttctTCCCTCTTTCCTTTgcctctttgtttttgtttttttcatctTCGATTTCACTGACCTAGATTTCTCTTTTCCAGTTGATTTGTGTGTTTGAGTTTGTGACAAAATGTTAAATGAAGGAGTATGAAAGTCCTCAGATCTTGATTCATCGACCAATCTTCTACTTTTACATGGTGTTTCACTACCTTTCTTCGACATTCTATACGAACATAGTATGGATGTTTGATTTGGGGGATGAACTGATATGTGAGGTATAATAGGAAGATTTGGGGAACAGTAAGGGAATTTGGGGAAGATGATGTTTTAGGCGTGTGGGGGAAGATTGAGTGTATTGGGGAAAAATTGTAGTGTATTGATTTGAATGGGGGTGGGTAATTATTGGGTAACTGTAAAATATGGtgtaaattaaaatcaaatccctattatttagtttttgtctttaaaaaggtaactatataatgtgaatttaattaataataattttattttaaaaagttaaaactgTAAAAGGTAACTGTATAATTAAtcagtaaaaaattaaagagtttagtttaaaaaagataactgaaaaaataaaagtaattatttaaacaaattaattattatttcaataattatttgtaatttttttaattaatatatttttattgatatgcTATAATTCGATAATAATTTGCTATaagaagtttatttttaaaaagtaagtttataacttgatatatatCATCTTAAATATGTGTGgagtgttatttttataaatttttaataggcCCAAAGGCCAATATATTTTGCAGGTTTTAATTTGTGGGATTTGTTAAAGGGCCCAAGcccatattttgaaaattagtaTAAGACAAGTGGGCCAAAGCCcaaatttaatgaatttggGTATTTGGCCCAAATTCAAATGTTCTCTTCT contains these protein-coding regions:
- the LOC138338013 gene encoding uncharacterized protein, which codes for MHMQDRKFWKHPDVVYISSRWSCYTNHSVIEQIKLSLSDKQLEMFRNTCFGYFLDLPKSSTQLQLIHCLINRELKHTPDDVFAIEINNKKLFFGLREFGIVTGLNCVGDGTSINVPNSRCSLMSSYFPEKITVPKSHLRALFLAKKFIDDDSAVSLAVLYFINDFLFSYEDNEYQISNRDFYLVESGKFNSYPWGLDVYKKLSDSVRHELKSTHKYYRIGGLPLALQIWIFECCSKVDEDIAIRVADSIPRILNWKTIAESPWLKYIEKCLFMPTKNKFENIVASEDEVSKFRLPETRDYHAEILKLEPKGSNHGLDILTNEVIELRKELVKVNENNKALEEKIDLGFNQIKEFVVNSNKQLLEDISLLFAKSGGSSSVIQEVKEPSKKHADETFSGGLDFNGVNFDMFF